GCAGGAAGGCCTTCTCCAGAGACTGGGCCATCAGCACTATGTCATCTGTGGGCTGGGTGACAAACCGAACGTCAAAAAAACACCCACCACGCCTCACACTAGTGGCTGAGCTCATCATGTTTTGTTGACATGTATGCTGTTCAAGGACATTGTATTGAGGACCTCTATGCCATATGTATGACTTCAAACCTACCTTGTTGTAGATGTAGCAGTTGGTGAACATAGTGTTGAAGTCCTGTATGCACTCGCTTGCGCTACGATAGTAGTTGTTCTCCAGCCGTTTCCTGATGGTGCCCAGATCCATGGGCTGCTTGATGATCTTATGGTAGTCCTGACCAAGATGAACACAACAACGGCATTCACACTTTAGTATTCAACACATTAACATGAACTATGATCTACCCTTTTAAAGTCACTAACTACAATTGGCTATAATGCACCTTCAGCTGTCACCCGACacgcagcagacagacagaagccaGAGAGATCAAcaactctcactcctctcactcaaaaggcgcgcacacacacacacacacacacacacacacacacacacacacacacacacacacacacacacacacacacacacacacacacacacacacacacacacacacacacacacacacacacagtaatcaaTAATGCGCTGGAGCAGAAGACCTGCAGTTTGCTGCTACGGGTGATACCACAAGCGATGCATATACCCGCCAAAATATAGAACCAGAACGTCATCTGACCACAATGAGATGATTAAATATAGATATTTTTAAAGATGGCAGCGTTTGGGGTGGAAGAGATAGCTGCTCACAGACACAAgtccaaaacaacaacatggccCTGAGATGAACTACCCTTAGACATAGCAGTCCTTGGAGTTGCATCACACAAAAGCATACATCACACAACAGAAGCACACAACAgaagcacacatcacacaacaggaGCATACATCACACAACAGAAGCATACATCACACACCTAAAAACAACGTAGTAGCACAGAATTTGCTGCCTAAACATGGACCCACAAGCCAACTCTACTGAAAGCCGCGCCAGTCAGAGGCATATACACTCACCGGCAGGTTGAGGCGCACGGCGTCCACAGGCCCGTGGAAGGGCCAGGCGAAGTGGTGGCGCCACAGGGCCTTGATCATGGCCTTGTGGAGGAACTGAATCTGGTTGGTAACACGCCCGCCCCGGGAGGGGTCACTGACAGGGGGCTGGAGCGGCTGCGTGGGCATGGTGGGGCCGGAGGGTGGGGGCGGCGGCAGGGGCACGGTGGGCAGCGCAGGGCTCTCAAAGCCCTCGAAGAGCAGCGAGGGCTTGCGGATGCGCTTGCCCGAGCTGGTCGTCACACCTGGCTCCATCCCGCCGACGACCGACAGGCCCACTCCCAGAGAGCCGCTGCCATGGAAACGCAAAGCACACATAGAGAGCGTAGAGGCAGGTAAGAGaaggcaggggaggagagaatggGCGTGGATGAGAAAGGAGGGAAACTTAATTCAGATTTAAAAACTGCTAAAATCTTAATGTAAACTCTCAGCAATTAGTGCCATTGTATGTCTGCGTTGCTAGGAATGTGTTGTGCTAATAACTTTTATCACACAGtggaataaatacattttcatagaTAGCATTTATGCAATGTTAGAATTTTCCCTGAAGCTATTTTCATGTCCTTTGTAAACTTATTTGAACTAAAACCTATATtgaaacactacacacatacacatataaactaCTCACACTTTGATCACTCACTGCTTCCAATATCACACTCATAGTTGTCTATAAATAGTGCACATAATAAACAACTGCTGGGAGAAAGTGGATCTTGGGTAAATTAGGAACTTGACCTTAACCAAAGTAAACAAATAGGTAAATTACAGAGTTTGCCCGATATTAACGAAGAAAGAAGTAGCTAGCCTATGTTAagcaacacataacacataatgATTTATTTCGCTAAGGTTACTCTTCACGTAATTGCATTCACGACCCAATCACAGTAATGTTACCATGCATGACGGGGGCATTTAGAATAGATTACTAAATGATTTAGTTATTGTGGCCAAAACAGAGATGCGTACAACGTTATTTTTTTCGATTCCTCAGAGCCTATACGCTTCAAATGGGTTAGTCACCCAGCGGTCATCACATGGACTACCTaagtgtttgtaaacatagACGCAATCTGCTAACCCAGATGAGCTGACGCGCCTCGGATGATTACGCAACCGAAGTAGCTAGCGATAGATACTCAATGATGGAGCCGGGTTTCAGTCTCAACCCAACCCAGACGAACTCATGCACAGACTTCTACTCAACATCCAGCACCTAATGAATGGTTAGCACTCAAGGCTATATCACTATAATCTTGTCAGCGAGAAAATGGCGGCAGCGCAGTTCCGCGGGGCGGGTTAGCTAGCCTAGTTCTGACTATTCTTGTCTAGATGATACCCATTGTAAAACTACTACATCACACAGGTTATTTCTTCTCACATACTCTGCAAGCAGGTGAACGAATACATCCAGTCATACTGATTAAGATGTACCGCGTAATTATTTTAGCTCGGTAGCTAGGATTTTATGAACCCATTCGATCGGATTTCAAGAGCGGAGCTCACACAAAGCTAGGCGAAACGGCTCATTCTCAAACACCGTAACTTTGTGATTTATTTCATGCGTGAAGTGAGTGTAAAGCAAACTAGAATGTACCTGTCAAGTGGCGAATTAATAGCCGCATCCATCAGGATGGATCTGGATTTTAAACGTAGCCCAATTACTCAGAACTGTTCCACCCCGCTTGCATTCGAGTCATCCCTTTGCGGTGCAACTAGTAAATAGTGCCGGGTAACTTCCGCCTAATGCTTTATGAACCTTCCCCAGCCAGGCGGAGCCTTGCCAAATTTgaccaatccctctctctcagtgttgtCGTTTCAAGTTGCGATAGGCTGTTCAAGCCATCCATTATTGCAACCGCACCTAGCTTAGGAGGAAATACAGGCGATTTGCCACAGCCATAGGTAACAGTTTAAAGCGGGTAATTTTTTTCAGCCGTCACAGGATGCATGACTGTGAAGAGTACGCAGCTGCGAAAAATGTTAACCTCCTTGCATAGATTGTAACAGAATGGTATTTTGTAGAGATCAAGAACAATCTGTTGACACATTATTGAGAGGGGGATTTATCACGAAAATATTTTGAATTCGTACAAATCGGTAGCATTGTAAAATACCGAGGTCAGGTGTCTTTATGCAACATGGATTATAAAATCCATTCTAACGCATTTTTACACTTTCAAAGGGGGAGCACAGCTTTGGACTTTAATGGATAAAAATGGGTCGAATAGATGCAATTTCTGCATATATGTACGCAGGTTGGAGTACCTCGTGGGATCATGTGAGATAGCTATAGCCACAACATACAGGTACTTGGCAAGTAAGTTGAGTTAACATGAGTTAACATTATTAACATAAATATTAGTTTTACATAACACGCTGTGCAAACTggattatgtatgtatgtatgcctctctctcaatctctctgagagagagatcatttaaGAGAGTGTAGTATAACATATTAAGACAATAGTGACATGATGAATACATTTGCGGGGTCGGCTGCAGAGCATTTATCAGCACCTGCTTGGGAGGGCTCTTCCCTTGGGAAGTATTCCAAGCAGACTACGCGGTTTAGTTACAAACCTGGGTAAATCCATGTATGTGGTAAACCTGCtaaaagaagagccctatggtGGTGTTTTGCTTTGAGAATGAATTCATAGAgttcttctattaggaggtttaccacttaggCCTACTCCAACTTAATTTAACAAGGTTTGTCACTAACCACGCACGAAtgttctcactctcctcctaaCTCTCTATTCAGGGAAAACTCCCTAAACTGTCTAAATAATTAATCCACGAGGTGGTATTGTTTGATGATAGGCTATGTTGGGTCGTGTTTATGTTAATAAAAGGTAAAAGTTGCGTGCGTGTCTAAAACTACATATTTAAAACCCGCCTTTCGTAACGCTGTGTTAATGCAGGATTTTATTCATCGTCAGCTCTATAATTATTAAATGAAATATCTTAAACCTGCACACCGCTATGTATGTtgggctgactgactgacagattTGACACTGCCTATAGGGTGATGTCTCCGACTCTGGTACAAATATTACATAGCCTATATATTACTGGTACAAATATTACACGGACGATGTTTGCCCAGTTTAGCTTGATCCATGTCCCCTTTGAAAGGCCTTGCTCTTGCAAATCGCTAAAACCAGTAGGTGGCACTTTAGAATAAGGATTTAATTCCCTCTTGTGTTCTTTTAGGACGTGTGCTTTTCAATTGTCATGGTAATATGAATAAGTAGACTGTGGCTTGGAATCCATTTCTTGTAGAGTCTACTGTAACACACTTTATGTTAACACGTACCAATTTTTCCCCCTATTATTTGATGTAGGTCAAAATCAATCTAGAGAGGATTCAGTGCAATGGCCAGAGTTATAGTGAGTTTTTGGAAAAGTGCATATTTGACAAGCAATGTGAATTTAACTGCAATAAATAGCCGCTCTGGATCCACTCTCAGTGAAGAAATATGCTTTCTGTGGTCATTTTCACATTGTGTGCTTGCGTAAGGACTGGTTTACTGAGCCAAATCCCACTCCACTGTACTGATAAATCCTGTTACCACATGGCCAGGAGTGGACGAACTTTGTGTTGACCGGaaactgcagaaacacacataattaACCATGTCTTCATCTGACCTAAGTCCTTGTTCCAAAGTCATTTATCTTTACtttttctaataataataaaaaaaggtcAATAGTGCGCTCGGTGTTATCCTTGAAAAGCTTCAGTCCTCATCTAACACCATACCCATCAGGAATTAAAAATAGCAACATGGGAACGCAGCATGTTGTTTTCTGATTGCACCACCTTTCGCCTTCAAGGGTGTGAGGGTTTGTTCTATAAGCTCTCAGGCGTCGTAATGGATGTTCCTGATGAAGTGGCAGACGTTCATAATCGGTGCCCCTGTCTTATTTTAGGGACTCACACAGAACGATTTTGATTAATGGTGTATTGGACATCTGCTTGCAATGAGACGAAGAGCAATTTAGATAAACCACAAACTAATAAACAAGGCCTTAGTAAACATCTCTGGGTCTATTTCCTCTCACCTTGAAGTTAACATTTCCTCTACGTTGATGCCACAGCAGGTGTTTCTTCCCATAGGGTCCTGACCTTGTGGCAAATGATTAACCTAAACAAGGCAAAGCCAAATATATCCTTTCTGGACGGTGCCATGTATAAAAAGAGCCATTCCATTTGCCGTGCACCTCTTCAGCCGATTCTGAGTTGAGACTGAGGGTTGAGCTGTCATGGCGTTCGTTCAGATGACTGGAGTCTGTCTCCTGGCCGTCCTGGCCCTGGGGCTGTGTGCGCATCCAGAGAAGCCGTTTCTGTCGCGAGCGGGTGTGATGCATAACAGCAGGCCCTACTCCTCCATGCTCACAGTCACAAACGGGGAACAGTTTGGCGACTGGACATGGCCGGAGATGTGTCCCCCAGATTACTTTGCGGTTGGATTCAGCTTGAGGGTAACTGagactcatccacacacacacacacttttttgtgtcttttctctgtgtagcaaactcacacacaaggcTCATAAAAGCCAGGTCAATAGTATACGCAAACTCAACCATATGTGGTTATTTAAACAGTTTTACTCGCCGCACGTGGTCTTTTCACATCAGGAACATGAAATAAATCTCGgtctgtataaatatatattgtgtatgCCTTCTTACACCTGTAAAGCATTTAGTACAACATTTTCATCCGGAAAATACATTCTTTAatactttttattttaatctcaGGTAGAATCTAAGCAGTATGTACTGGATGACACTGCTCTGAATGGAATTCGTCTCATCTGTGGTAGAAATGAGGACAGAAGCTTCCTCTACACAGTGGAGTCCCACACTGGATTGTAAGACTGCCTCCTCTGCATCATAGTTCACCTGCTCATAAGATGGCACCATTTGACCACAATGACTATGCAGTTGTTGTTGCCCCTAGTAACTGAATTAGAGTAAACGCTAGCTACTGAGGATAATGGCATTGAACCAGGCCTTCACACCTGCCATATATCATGAATGTGATGTATGTAAGTGGTGAGATTGCCTGCACTTCAAAAACAACCACAGaagattattttgtttttgtacctGGAAAATTGCTATATAGCCACAAGATACAATGCCCTCTCTCTAGGATATTAGCATTTAAAGGTTCTTGTATTGGTTCAATAATGTAATGTGCAGTTAAAAAACATGGGGCTCCAAACAAATGTTCATAGGAATAATGAAAGATTTTTCTTCGACGAACAGTCCAGAAACCCTTACATGTTGTGTTCCATCTGTCTCACAGCTACGGTGACTGGACCGCAACCCAGTACTGCCCCTCTGGCTACCTGACCTCCTTCCAGCTGCGCGTGGAGTCCCACCACGGCATCATCAGGGACGACACCGCTGCCAACAACATCCGCTTCCGCTGCAGCAGCAACCCCACCCTGGAGGGCCAGGGCTTGGACTGGGGCGAGTACggccactggagctccgagtgCTCCGAGGGGGGCATCTGTGGGATCGAGACCAAGATGGAGGAGCACCAGGGCGGCCTGGACGACTCGACCCTCAATGACGTCCGCTTCCAATGCTGCTCCCAGCAGTAAGAGCCCTGCTGAGAGGCAGGTATGGTGTCTCTACCTAAGGGCTGCTTTTCACATATAGACAGTGGGCTCATATTTGGGCTATTTAACGTGACATTTGACATGATGAAGATCTTTTTCACTTGGTTTAATGGTAAATGGTAAGGTCACAGAATACCTTGAACCCGACCTTGATTCCTTTGAACTTACCCTTTGAACCTCATTTTTTTGTGAGCCATAAATATGTTTTTCCTGTAGACTAGTAGGTATggcacacattatatacaccgCATTTTGAAGCCTATGAAAAAAAGTGTTCACTGTGGCTgtggtttttcttttcttcttatttTCTGTGATTTCAGATTCGGCTGATCCAGACGTCTTCACATTTGTTGGCAGTTTGTGAAAACCACAGGATGTTCACAGAGGAGACTGAAGGAAATGAgacattcacaaataaatgcagcATGTAGCTCACCACTTGGAAATCTCACTGGAACTTCAAAGCCTCTTTTTTATGCTTATAGGAACTAGAACACAGGGCAAAATATAGTAATTCAGTCTAAAGAATGCTGAATCTTGGAATATTTTCACAGCGCTTTACCAGGGGGCCTATAATATGCAGCGTCAAAACAGACCTGAACACAACACTGATGCCTGCTGATGTACGCATATTCCGCCTCCTTTAAAGAAGCTTAATTAGGAAATAAGAAGATAGAGGTAATGAATTAATTTAAAGTTTAAAGCCTGACAACAGTAGATAAGTAGGCATGTGGGGAACAGAGGTAATTGTGTTAATTAATTGGAGAGAGGATAATCTGTAAAAGGGCTTTACGTATGAAGAGTAAATGGATTTCCTTACGGCCCGGCACGAGgttcaaaacaaaatgtttttttagaaGAGTTTCAGGAAATCAAAGCATGGTGAAATGGGAGCTGGGAAATACTGCACAGAGAGGCCCGGGCTTGAATTAGGCCGATCATTTGAAAGTGGTTCAGGCGTCAGGAGTTATGAGTTATGCCTCTCATGGGCTCTGCGTCTGAGATGGCAGgcagatgaggatgatgaggatgtgGCGCAAATGAACAGAGCACATCCAGTCCTTTACAGTTGGCACTCTCCCAATGGGGGATTTCCCTCGCCTATTCTAATTCTGTTATGGAAGCCAAATGGGCCTTTAAAAGATTCATGGCTGTCATGAGAGCAGTGCTCCCTGTTTGCCCTTCGCCTCTGATTAACAACCCTCTGGTGTCTGGTACCGTACcatccactagatggcagtgttgcTGTTCATATgtgtggcatggtgtgtgttgagatgtTCGTGTAAACAGTATGAGTTGAACATAAGCTTTGTGGGCAGCCAAACTATCAAACAGAAAGAGGAACAGTTCCACTGCAGTGGTTGGACAACAG
The DNA window shown above is from Clupea harengus chromosome 11, Ch_v2.0.2, whole genome shotgun sequence and carries:
- the LOC105891744 gene encoding vitelline membrane outer layer protein 1 homolog; this translates as MAFVQMTGVCLLAVLALGLCAHPEKPFLSRAGVMHNSRPYSSMLTVTNGEQFGDWTWPEMCPPDYFAVGFSLRVESKQYVLDDTALNGIRLICGRNEDRSFLYTVESHTGFYGDWTATQYCPSGYLTSFQLRVESHHGIIRDDTAANNIRFRCSSNPTLEGQGLDWGEYGHWSSECSEGGICGIETKMEEHQGGLDDSTLNDVRFQCCSQQ